Proteins encoded together in one Campylobacter concisus window:
- a CDS encoding CRISPR-associated endoribonuclease Cas6: MIIINSRLPTQNLKIAKSLSRLIQGYIYSYLPKAEHDGYIHKESGKNFKRSNFDFRLNGLSLEIRLSSFVPEFEKTIAFAVLKDGLKLGNICLLDTSVSVKEHRISQKEATFQGCVACSVVGLLGYKVHLEPQDSRHLEMMKTNALQRFETLMGYKYEGEFELKLLWQNLQKPLYFYYGNNNMPVKAWPAKWHIKARTELINLILDVGVGSGCMNYGVGFIEITKEKE, from the coding sequence ATGATCATTATAAATTCACGCCTACCAACTCAAAATTTAAAAATAGCAAAGTCTTTATCTAGGCTCATACAAGGCTATATTTACAGCTATTTGCCAAAAGCTGAACATGACGGATACATACATAAAGAGAGCGGTAAAAATTTTAAAAGATCAAATTTTGATTTTAGATTAAATGGCTTAAGTTTAGAAATAAGACTTAGCTCGTTTGTGCCAGAATTTGAAAAAACGATCGCTTTTGCTGTACTAAAAGATGGATTAAAACTTGGCAATATTTGTTTGCTTGATACGTCTGTGTCAGTAAAAGAGCATAGAATTTCACAAAAAGAAGCTACTTTTCAAGGATGTGTTGCATGTTCGGTCGTTGGACTTTTGGGATACAAAGTGCATCTTGAGCCGCAAGACTCAAGGCATCTTGAAATGATGAAAACCAACGCGCTACAAAGATTTGAAACACTTATGGGGTATAAATATGAGGGTGAGTTTGAGCTAAAATTGCTTTGGCAAAATTTACAAAAGCCTTTATATTTTTACTATGGTAATAATAATATGCCAGTCAAAGCTTGGCCTGCAAAATGGCATATCAAAGCAAGGACAGAGCTTATAAATTTGATCCTTGATGTGGGAGTTGGTAGTGGATGTATGAACTATGGAGTAGGTTTTATAGAAATAACAAAAGAAAAAGAATAA
- a CDS encoding TM1802 family CRISPR-associated protein, which produces MADIVKILADIGEVYEKEELKLKNGAHKYDKIKVYLCDIVTKQIEPNLNISKDDLIICRFGVGANSGNLFPNSQFLSKDVNKDEAKFIRGILKSISNLLSFFEPSIVEKDAILSILSSINEEYFVGIIDEIKGLDELKNEKGKKVATFFSLSYDGKPVSAYFKQIFENHISVKEQKSSYGYDILTNEKGIGGDANLAFCSVNEMPTNMQFIKSKLLPLSAFSAKKVENGFKAIKDKLSHNFYGMKMAILPTILSSSVNLEEIVKILEETSKNDIKNIEIAEEAIKFSIDYYLETTAKKQENLPVLNTILFYTQSNAAIDLKLAIDDVLPSFISRISNLMSHFNIKAFYEKNSGTDETIYLQNLFESRLGVMSFLLSRNKFDLEIMIERYSDLIYYGSVNKSYAKKLEWSKYFNDFYKERKFENIAKYQNFFNETNVLNKKLVFQKECDLENLTDKKELIKELIKNSEFLHQNDALISAYLLGMLSAAMINWQLGVNGGVSFSNWLNDCGSISMENLERIWTKCDEMIRKLKAASGKPNANIENIKECLIEILPQIFSNEKKMVKTSHTTLAFAIGGSDYRKFIKEKTK; this is translated from the coding sequence TTGGCTGATATAGTTAAAATTCTTGCTGACATAGGTGAGGTATATGAAAAAGAAGAGCTTAAGCTCAAAAATGGAGCTCACAAATATGACAAGATCAAAGTCTATCTTTGCGACATAGTGACCAAGCAGATCGAGCCAAATTTAAACATAAGCAAAGATGACTTAATAATATGTAGATTTGGCGTTGGAGCAAATTCTGGCAATCTTTTCCCAAATTCTCAATTTTTATCCAAAGACGTGAATAAAGACGAAGCTAAATTTATAAGAGGCATTTTGAAATCTATTTCAAATTTGCTCTCCTTTTTTGAGCCAAGCATTGTAGAAAAAGACGCTATTTTATCTATACTATCAAGCATAAACGAAGAGTATTTTGTTGGTATTATAGATGAGATCAAAGGTCTTGATGAGCTAAAAAACGAAAAAGGCAAAAAAGTCGCTACTTTTTTCTCGCTCTCATATGATGGCAAGCCGGTTTCTGCATATTTTAAGCAAATTTTTGAAAATCATATCAGCGTAAAAGAGCAAAAATCATCTTACGGATACGATATCTTAACAAACGAAAAGGGTATCGGCGGCGATGCAAATTTAGCGTTTTGCTCGGTAAATGAGATGCCCACTAATATGCAATTTATCAAATCAAAGCTCCTGCCGTTAAGCGCCTTTAGCGCAAAAAAGGTAGAAAATGGCTTTAAAGCGATAAAAGATAAGCTATCGCATAATTTTTATGGTATGAAAATGGCGATTTTGCCTACTATTTTGAGTAGCTCAGTAAATTTAGAAGAGATTGTAAAAATACTTGAAGAGACTTCAAAGAACGACATAAAAAACATTGAAATCGCCGAGGAAGCCATAAAATTTAGCATAGATTATTATCTCGAGACAACAGCTAAAAAGCAGGAAAATTTACCTGTTTTAAATACGATTTTATTTTACACGCAAAGCAACGCTGCTATCGATTTAAAGCTTGCGATAGACGATGTTTTACCATCTTTTATCTCTCGCATCTCAAATTTAATGAGCCATTTTAACATAAAAGCCTTCTATGAAAAAAATAGCGGCACAGATGAGACGATCTATCTGCAAAATTTATTTGAAAGCAGGCTTGGCGTGATGAGCTTTTTGCTATCAAGAAATAAATTTGATTTAGAGATTATGATAGAAAGATATAGTGATCTGATTTATTATGGTAGTGTCAATAAAAGTTACGCAAAAAAGTTGGAATGGAGCAAATACTTTAACGATTTTTATAAAGAAAGAAAATTTGAAAATATTGCAAAATATCAAAATTTCTTTAATGAGACCAATGTCTTAAACAAAAAATTAGTCTTTCAAAAGGAGTGCGATTTGGAAAATTTAACCGATAAAAAAGAACTGATCAAAGAGCTAATCAAAAATAGCGAGTTTTTACATCAAAACGATGCGCTCATTAGCGCTTATTTACTCGGTATGCTAAGCGCGGCCATGATAAACTGGCAGCTTGGCGTGAACGGCGGCGTATCTTTTAGCAACTGGCTTAACGACTGCGGATCGATAAGCATGGAAAATTTGGAGCGAATTTGGACCAAATGTGATGAAATGATTAGAAAGCTTAAGGCTGCTTCTGGCAAGCCAAATGCTAACATTGAAAACATAAAAGAGTGTTTGATCGAAATTTTACCGCAGATCTTTTCTAACGAGAAAAAGATGGTAAAAACCTCGCATACTACGCTTGCCTTTGCTATTGGCGGAAGCGACTATCGTAAATTTATAAAAGAAAAAACAAAATAA
- the cas7b gene encoding type I-B CRISPR-associated protein Cas7/Csh2: MQKKEILFLWDGENWNPNGDMLKDNAPRRDDETGVAEVTDVRIKRTIRDEIMKKDEASIFIKEYRIEDALLDAKTAIRQSINIKQNKSELQREILSKFIDIRAFGGVLPISDKDEMKQDKEIKTAGVQFTGPVQFRLSKSLNKVEVEHVKGTGAFASDYDPNDPKKQKDQATFREEEFIKYAIFATYGIIDNYNAAKTGFNEADEAKILKALWHGTKNLTTRSKIGQTPRFMLIITYKDDTFAGDLNNSISLKSEKEDRVIRSINEYTIDFTNLKNKLARYAANIEKIEYMSDYDFETINKENFDSSWKKIEA; the protein is encoded by the coding sequence ATGCAAAAAAAAGAGATACTTTTTTTATGGGACGGAGAGAACTGGAACCCAAATGGCGACATGCTAAAGGATAACGCTCCTAGGCGAGATGATGAAACTGGCGTAGCTGAGGTGACGGACGTGCGTATAAAAAGGACTATTAGAGATGAGATCATGAAAAAAGATGAGGCGTCGATTTTTATAAAGGAGTATAGGATAGAGGATGCCCTATTAGACGCTAAAACTGCGATCAGACAAAGTATAAATATAAAGCAAAACAAAAGCGAACTGCAGCGAGAAATTTTGTCTAAATTTATCGACATCCGCGCATTTGGTGGCGTGTTGCCTATTTCAGATAAAGATGAGATGAAGCAAGACAAAGAGATAAAAACCGCAGGCGTTCAATTTACTGGACCAGTGCAGTTTAGACTAAGCAAATCCCTAAACAAGGTCGAAGTAGAGCATGTTAAAGGAACTGGCGCTTTTGCTAGCGACTACGATCCAAATGATCCAAAAAAACAAAAAGATCAAGCGACTTTTAGAGAAGAGGAATTTATAAAATACGCTATTTTTGCTACTTACGGCATCATAGATAACTATAACGCAGCAAAAACAGGCTTTAACGAAGCCGATGAGGCTAAAATTTTAAAAGCTTTGTGGCATGGCACTAAAAACCTAACAACTCGCTCGAAAATCGGTCAAACTCCGAGGTTTATGCTAATCATCACATACAAAGACGATACGTTTGCAGGCGATCTAAACAATAGTATAAGCCTAAAAAGCGAAAAAGAAGATAGAGTGATAAGAAGCATAAACGAATACACTATCGACTTTACAAATTTAAAAAATAAACTCGCAAGATACGCCGCAAATATAGAAAAGATAGAGTATATGAGCGATTATGATTTTGAAACGATAAACAAAGAAAATTTTGACAGCAGCTGGAAAAAGATAGAGGCATAA
- the cas5 gene encoding CRISPR-associated protein Cas5 yields MSIVAFRLFGDYAHFSHPATIYSSLTYPVPPKTTIMGFLGAVIGEEEYFKLSNIQYSVKIDRQILKKSFVFNGIKFALSSNMHIEEGYQNAKEKKQFYRELICSPSYVVFLNLEILEQSYQDKIISNLKEHKTAFTPYLGINFCIADFSWIDIKICEKISQDESFINTFTLMDDFVFEGINENAKLTTARMPCGCENGRIFKDFKDFVMEINGKELIKSKNHENIYQINDERVYFI; encoded by the coding sequence ATGAGCATTGTTGCTTTTAGATTATTTGGCGATTACGCTCATTTTTCACATCCAGCGACGATTTACTCTAGCTTAACCTATCCAGTGCCGCCAAAGACCACTATAATGGGCTTTTTAGGCGCCGTTATAGGTGAAGAAGAGTACTTTAAGCTATCAAACATTCAATATAGCGTAAAAATAGATAGGCAAATTTTAAAAAAGAGCTTTGTCTTTAATGGCATAAAATTTGCCCTCTCAAGCAATATGCACATAGAAGAAGGCTATCAAAACGCAAAAGAGAAAAAGCAGTTTTACAGAGAGCTAATCTGCTCGCCATCTTATGTCGTATTTTTAAATTTAGAAATTTTAGAGCAAAGTTATCAAGATAAAATAATCTCAAATTTAAAAGAGCATAAAACCGCCTTTACGCCCTATCTTGGGATAAATTTTTGCATAGCGGATTTTAGCTGGATAGATATAAAAATATGTGAAAAAATATCACAAGATGAAAGCTTTATAAATACATTTACGCTTATGGATGATTTTGTTTTTGAAGGCATTAATGAAAATGCGAAATTAACTACAGCTAGAATGCCTTGTGGCTGCGAAAATGGACGAATTTTTAAAGATTTTAAAGACTTTGTGATGGAGATAAACGGCAAAGAGCTTATAAAATCTAAAAATCATGAAAATATTTATCAGATAAACGATGAAAGAGTCTATTTTATTTGA
- a CDS encoding CRISPR-associated helicase/endonuclease Cas3: MKESILFDEFWSHPNKLLENHIKNMISPDDDELDKQVKLYHDIAKLKNNFQIYIRDTSNDKLDKNHSLLSAYFFLLNSKFDEIPTLFSFLAIVSHHGNVVNLMTLAREANKFFKNQKELEQWDEVTNAAKNIKIYSGLSTKKDEFLDRAEKLRQYLVLSQYRHKFTYEDFINFKSLYSNLIYSDKFEAIFSMQKQESKDIPIDVLESDIQNLPPNEKRDAFRKFFLNNFDENYKLFTLTAPTGYGKTLTALNFALKFNKPRIIYALPFTSIIDQTYDIIAKIYKNSDISVSKAHHKTTIDEKNLTKEDRYSKIKFLMESFSGEINITTLYQLIFALFGNKNKDNVKFNQLKNSVVIIDEAQAIPYNFRKDFILLCEIISQRLGTIFIFMSATMPVIKSENFKEISNLDYFSKQDRYVIKWLDTDGEDELLEKICETASDKNTLVVVNTIKKAQELFTKLRDKFSCFCLNGYMYDDHKCATIEAVKCAIDKSKVDPLASKILLISTQSIEAGVDLDFDIGFREVSPISSIIQTAGRVNRHFGATRGELYVFPEISKFTNLIYGDLYKVSGAILSDLKQKEVRESEILEISNFYFQKISNQLENLHIKSEIEKLEFENINQKIEDIMNDNYKQTIIIEPEENFIKDFEAKIFEIKNSPNEKFTIRDLFKNHIRKLPEFSINVALKDMNKLMPNLKQINGLKDMFYLPFGSSYFYSAECGLKKDTNLDIEDEVFD; the protein is encoded by the coding sequence ATGAAAGAGTCTATTTTATTTGACGAGTTTTGGTCGCATCCAAATAAACTTTTAGAAAATCATATAAAAAATATGATCTCGCCTGACGACGATGAGCTGGATAAGCAGGTCAAACTCTACCACGACATCGCAAAACTGAAGAATAATTTTCAAATTTACATCAGAGATACTTCAAACGACAAGCTGGATAAAAATCACTCGCTCTTGTCGGCATATTTTTTCTTGCTGAACTCAAAATTTGATGAGATACCAACCCTATTTAGCTTTCTTGCCATCGTTTCGCACCATGGCAATGTGGTAAATTTAATGACGTTAGCCAGAGAAGCTAATAAATTTTTCAAAAATCAAAAAGAGCTAGAGCAGTGGGATGAAGTGACTAATGCTGCTAAAAACATTAAGATCTATTCGGGATTATCTACAAAAAAAGATGAGTTTTTAGATAGAGCTGAAAAGCTTCGTCAATACTTAGTTTTATCGCAATACAGGCACAAATTTACCTATGAGGACTTTATAAATTTCAAAAGCCTATATTCAAATTTGATTTATAGTGATAAATTTGAGGCGATCTTTAGCATGCAAAAACAAGAAAGCAAAGATATACCGATAGATGTTTTAGAGAGTGATATCCAAAATTTGCCGCCAAATGAAAAGCGAGACGCGTTTAGAAAATTTTTTTTAAATAACTTTGACGAAAACTACAAACTTTTTACTTTAACTGCGCCTACAGGCTATGGCAAGACTTTGACGGCATTAAATTTTGCATTGAAATTTAATAAACCTCGCATAATTTATGCGCTTCCTTTTACCTCAATAATCGATCAGACCTACGATATTATCGCGAAAATTTATAAAAATAGCGATATTTCGGTTAGCAAAGCTCACCACAAAACGACGATAGATGAAAAAAATCTAACCAAGGAGGATAGGTATTCTAAGATCAAATTTTTGATGGAGTCTTTTAGCGGCGAGATAAATATAACTACTCTTTATCAGCTGATATTTGCGCTATTTGGCAATAAAAACAAAGACAACGTCAAATTTAATCAGCTAAAAAATAGCGTCGTTATCATCGATGAGGCGCAAGCGATCCCATATAACTTTAGAAAAGATTTTATCCTGCTTTGCGAGATCATTTCGCAGCGGCTTGGCACTATTTTTATATTTATGTCGGCGACAATGCCGGTTATTAAAAGCGAAAATTTTAAAGAAATTTCAAATTTAGACTATTTTTCAAAGCAGGATAGATACGTCATAAAATGGCTTGATACAGACGGCGAAGATGAGCTTTTGGAAAAGATTTGCGAAACCGCAAGCGATAAAAATACTCTAGTCGTTGTAAATACGATCAAAAAAGCGCAAGAGCTTTTTACAAAGCTAAGGGATAAATTTAGCTGCTTTTGCCTAAACGGATATATGTATGATGATCACAAGTGCGCCACTATAGAGGCCGTAAAGTGCGCGATAGATAAAAGCAAAGTTGATCCACTCGCAAGCAAAATTTTACTTATCTCCACGCAGTCCATCGAAGCTGGAGTGGATCTTGACTTTGACATTGGGTTTCGCGAAGTCTCGCCTATTAGCTCTATCATACAAACAGCAGGGCGCGTAAATAGGCATTTTGGAGCAACAAGAGGCGAGCTATACGTCTTTCCTGAAATAAGCAAATTTACAAATTTGATTTATGGCGATCTATATAAAGTAAGCGGGGCTATTTTGAGCGATCTTAAGCAAAAAGAGGTGCGAGAGAGCGAAATTTTAGAAATTTCAAATTTCTATTTTCAAAAGATAAGCAATCAACTGGAAAATTTGCATATAAAAAGCGAGATAGAAAAGCTGGAATTTGAAAATATAAATCAAAAAATCGAGGATATCATGAACGATAACTACAAACAAACCATAATAATTGAGCCTGAAGAAAATTTCATTAAAGATTTTGAAGCTAAAATTTTTGAGATCAAAAATAGTCCGAATGAGAAATTTACCATAAGAGATCTTTTTAAAAACCACATCAGAAAGTTGCCAGAATTTAGCA